A genome region from Tolypothrix sp. PCC 7712 includes the following:
- the pap gene encoding polyphosphate:AMP phosphotransferase produces MLNTLDLSLTLEKATYKSEIDRLMHQLRVLQTACWEKKLPVIVVLEGWAASGKGGLVKQMVSYIDPRGFKVHPIWAATPEERQYPFLWRFWEKLPPQGAISIFYHSWYTHVLEDRLFERVSNTQIPTLMGQINSFERQMVDDGVAIAKFWIHLSRKELKSRLKEYAKDPLTAWRVRKEDWQQEKHYERYTAFAEEMLVQTSTGSSPWTLVEGDSQRWARVKVLTHLVATLTTALDRLEIKLPAPIIPPQAHLEPTEPNLLAQVDLNQSLSEVDYEEQLAREQIQLRQLQLSIHKHQIPVLVLFEGWDAAGKGGAIKRLTDILDPRSYFVHPFAAPSDEEKAHHYLWRFWRRLPTVGTIGIFDRSWYGRVLVERVEGFALETEWRRAYQEINEFEAQLTSAGYVVVKLWLHISPEEQLKRFTERQNDVFKQYKLTDEDWRNREKWPYYEVAVNQAIQRTTTPNAPWTIVAANDKYYARVKVVETVVNAIQAEIKRRKRANRFS; encoded by the coding sequence ATGTTAAATACACTAGATTTAAGCCTGACTTTAGAAAAAGCAACTTATAAGTCTGAGATTGACAGACTCATGCATCAACTGCGGGTGTTGCAAACTGCTTGTTGGGAAAAAAAATTACCTGTGATTGTCGTCTTGGAAGGTTGGGCTGCTTCTGGTAAAGGTGGGTTAGTCAAGCAAATGGTATCTTATATTGACCCCCGTGGATTTAAAGTTCATCCCATTTGGGCGGCTACACCCGAAGAACGCCAGTATCCTTTTCTCTGGAGGTTTTGGGAAAAACTACCGCCCCAAGGCGCAATCAGCATTTTTTACCATAGTTGGTATACCCATGTTTTAGAAGACCGTTTATTTGAGCGCGTGTCAAACACTCAAATCCCCACTTTAATGGGGCAAATTAATTCTTTTGAGCGGCAGATGGTAGATGATGGAGTTGCGATCGCTAAATTTTGGATACATCTCAGCCGTAAAGAATTAAAAAGCCGCTTGAAAGAATATGCCAAAGATCCCCTGACAGCTTGGCGGGTACGTAAAGAAGATTGGCAGCAAGAAAAACATTACGAGCGCTATACGGCTTTTGCTGAAGAAATGCTAGTGCAAACGAGTACTGGTAGTTCTCCTTGGACTTTAGTAGAAGGTGATTCCCAACGCTGGGCTAGGGTAAAAGTGCTAACTCATTTAGTAGCTACTTTAACAACTGCCCTAGATCGACTAGAAATTAAGCTTCCTGCGCCGATAATACCGCCACAAGCGCATTTAGAACCCACAGAACCGAATTTACTCGCTCAGGTTGATTTAAACCAAAGTCTTTCCGAAGTAGACTACGAAGAACAATTAGCTAGAGAACAGATACAACTGCGTCAGTTACAGTTAAGCATCCACAAACATCAAATTCCTGTATTAGTGCTGTTTGAAGGTTGGGATGCAGCTGGTAAAGGCGGGGCTATTAAGCGTCTAACAGATATCCTCGATCCCCGGAGTTACTTTGTCCATCCCTTTGCTGCACCTTCAGATGAAGAAAAAGCCCATCATTACCTCTGGCGATTTTGGCGGCGATTACCCACAGTGGGCACAATTGGTATTTTTGATCGTTCTTGGTATGGGCGTGTTTTAGTCGAGCGCGTTGAAGGATTTGCCCTAGAAACCGAGTGGCGCAGAGCCTATCAAGAAATTAACGAATTTGAAGCCCAATTAACTAGTGCAGGTTATGTTGTAGTTAAGTTATGGCTACACATTAGCCCAGAGGAACAACTAAAGCGCTTTACTGAACGCCAAAATGATGTTTTTAAACAGTACAAACTCACCGATGAAGATTGGCGCAATCGCGAAAAATGGCCTTATTACGAAGTAGCAGTTAATCAAGCAATTCAACGTACCACTACCCCAAATGCTCCTTGGACAATCGTTGCTGCTAATGATAAATACTATGCCAGAGTTAAAGTAGTTGAAACTGTGGTGAATGCCATTCAAGCAGAAATAAAACGCCGCAAACGAGCAAATCGTTTTAGTTAA
- the blaOXA gene encoding class D beta-lactamase, which yields MFPKRRIFLAPLIIIGILVTFLGFSSFQSIPANSQEIPKPTLTATVDLGRSFNQLGIQGSILIYDRNNKKFYEHNAARNSQAFLPASTFKIFNSLVALETGVIPNDVAVLTWDGIQRQFPRWNQDTNIRQAFKNSTVWFYQVLARRIGYERMNKFIQQVGYGNRQIGTPEQIDKFWLEGPLKITARQQIEFLESLQRQDLPFSQRTFDLVKDIMIYESTPDYILRGKTGLATSVTPNFGWFVGYLEQNNNIYFFATNIDIRNENDAPVRIEITRRSLKALGLL from the coding sequence ATGTTTCCCAAGCGCCGAATTTTTCTAGCACCGCTTATCATTATTGGTATCTTAGTGACATTTTTAGGATTTAGCAGTTTCCAAAGTATACCTGCAAATTCTCAGGAAATTCCCAAACCTACCCTTACAGCAACTGTTGACTTGGGACGCTCATTTAATCAGTTGGGTATTCAAGGTTCTATTTTAATTTACGATCGCAACAACAAAAAATTCTACGAACACAATGCGGCGCGCAATTCACAAGCGTTCCTTCCCGCTTCGACTTTCAAAATTTTTAACTCGCTTGTCGCCTTAGAAACTGGGGTAATTCCCAATGATGTAGCTGTGTTGACTTGGGATGGTATTCAGCGCCAATTTCCCAGATGGAATCAAGATACCAATATCCGCCAAGCATTTAAAAATTCTACAGTCTGGTTTTATCAAGTGCTAGCGCGCAGAATTGGTTACGAACGGATGAATAAATTTATCCAGCAAGTTGGCTATGGAAATCGTCAAATTGGTACACCAGAGCAAATTGATAAATTTTGGTTAGAAGGGCCACTAAAAATTACAGCCCGACAACAAATTGAGTTTTTAGAAAGTCTCCAGCGCCAAGATTTACCTTTCTCACAACGGACTTTTGATTTAGTCAAAGATATTATGATTTACGAAAGTACCCCCGACTATATACTACGCGGAAAAACAGGCTTGGCTACAAGTGTTACTCCTAATTTTGGCTGGTTTGTAGGATATTTAGAACAAAATAATAATATTTATTTCTTTGCCACAAATATTGATATTCGCAATGAGAATGATGCTCCGGTTCGTATTGAAATTACTCGGCGTAGTCTCAAAGCTTTAGGGTTGCTATAA
- a CDS encoding alpha-amylase family glycosyl hydrolase translates to MVQTPPSQFSPEQYKVDAPNQEVENIIQSPPTETEINLEFLYTRDIEFRQETIYFLVVDRFHDGDPDNSEGINSELYDPTGQDWGKYWGGDLQGVIDKLDYLKNMGVTAIWLTPLFEQVEELFVGNAAIHGYWTKDFKRLNPRFIAKDENPSLNATQETKDTTFDRLIAEMHKRNMKLILDIVCNHSTPDTSGSKGELYDDGVKIADFNDDVNNWYHHYGEVQNWEDDWQVQNCELAGLATFNENNSEYREYIKSSIKQWLDRGVDALRVDTVKHMPIWFWQEFTGDMCNHKPDVFIFGEWIYSSPSDDRSVEFANNSGMTMLDFGLCVAIRAALAQGSENGFHTIQYIFDQDHRYNGATELITFIDNHDMSRFQSLNPDPAMLKVAIALIMTCRGIPCIYYGTEQYLHNDTDGGNDPYNRPMMENWDTDTEIYRYLRLLSGLRRLNPAISMGSHWQKYLTEDVYCYVRRYRDSLCFVALNRGGEVTLEEVETELPDGEHTCVVTRNKYEVKDGKIHNLVLAERGVIVFSHVGERIKGQTIVRVQLNGVQTQPGETIVVTGDCPELGNWDISKAYPLEYINTNTWFAEIPFDESTGKLISYKYALWREGRSPLRENTVPRRWVIAKEGTVKWRDTWTSGRES, encoded by the coding sequence ATGGTACAGACTCCCCCATCTCAATTCTCTCCAGAGCAATACAAAGTAGATGCACCCAATCAAGAAGTAGAAAATATTATTCAATCGCCGCCAACAGAGACAGAAATTAATTTAGAATTTCTCTACACCAGGGATATTGAATTTCGCCAAGAAACTATTTACTTTCTCGTAGTTGATCGCTTTCATGATGGCGATCCAGATAATAGCGAAGGAATCAACTCAGAACTCTACGACCCCACAGGGCAAGACTGGGGTAAATACTGGGGTGGCGATTTACAAGGTGTCATTGATAAATTAGACTATTTGAAAAATATGGGAGTAACAGCTATTTGGCTAACTCCTTTATTTGAGCAAGTTGAAGAGTTATTTGTTGGTAATGCTGCCATACATGGCTACTGGACAAAAGACTTTAAGCGGCTTAATCCTCGATTCATTGCTAAAGATGAAAACCCTTCTTTAAACGCTACCCAAGAGACAAAAGATACCACTTTTGACCGCTTAATTGCAGAAATGCATAAGCGCAACATGAAATTAATACTAGATATTGTTTGCAACCATAGCACTCCAGATACTAGTGGCAGTAAAGGTGAATTATATGATGATGGCGTGAAAATTGCTGACTTTAATGATGATGTAAATAATTGGTATCATCACTACGGGGAAGTGCAAAACTGGGAAGATGATTGGCAAGTACAGAATTGCGAATTAGCTGGTCTAGCAACCTTTAATGAAAATAATAGCGAATACCGTGAGTATATCAAGTCATCTATTAAACAATGGCTAGATAGGGGTGTAGATGCTTTACGGGTGGATACTGTTAAGCATATGCCCATTTGGTTTTGGCAAGAATTCACTGGTGATATGTGCAATCACAAGCCAGATGTCTTTATTTTTGGCGAATGGATTTATAGTAGTCCCAGTGACGATCGCTCTGTGGAATTTGCCAATAACTCAGGGATGACAATGCTAGACTTTGGGTTGTGTGTAGCAATTAGAGCTGCATTAGCTCAAGGTTCAGAAAATGGTTTCCATACCATTCAATATATCTTTGACCAAGACCATCGCTATAACGGGGCTACCGAGTTAATTACCTTTATCGATAACCATGATATGTCTCGCTTCCAATCGCTGAACCCAGATCCAGCGATGTTAAAGGTAGCGATCGCTCTCATTATGACTTGTCGTGGTATTCCCTGCATTTATTACGGTACAGAACAATATCTGCATAACGATACCGATGGCGGTAACGATCCCTACAATCGCCCAATGATGGAGAATTGGGATACTGATACAGAAATTTACCGTTACCTCAGATTATTATCTGGTTTGCGGCGATTAAACCCAGCCATATCAATGGGTAGCCACTGGCAAAAATACTTAACTGAAGATGTTTATTGCTACGTGCGCCGTTATCGTGATTCTTTGTGCTTTGTTGCATTGAATCGCGGGGGAGAAGTCACTCTAGAGGAAGTCGAAACAGAATTACCAGATGGCGAACATACTTGTGTGGTTACTCGTAACAAGTATGAAGTCAAAGACGGCAAAATTCACAACTTAGTACTTGCAGAACGGGGAGTGATTGTTTTCAGTCACGTTGGGGAGAGAATCAAAGGACAGACAATTGTCCGCGTACAATTAAACGGCGTACAAACTCAACCCGGTGAAACCATCGTGGTGACTGGCGACTGTCCAGAGTTGGGTAACTGGGATATCAGCAAAGCCTATCCCCTAGAGTACATCAACACCAATACCTGGTTTGCAGAGATTCCCTTTGATGAAAGTACAGGTAAGTTGATTAGCTATAAATATGCTTTATGGCGCGAAGGGCGATCGCCCCTGCGCGAGAATACCGTTCCTCGTCGCTGGGTAATTGCCAAAGAAGGTACTGTGAAGTGGCGTGATACCTGGACTTCAGGAAGAGAATCTTAG
- a CDS encoding DUF4351 domain-containing protein, with amino-acid sequence MIDHDQLFKKLLENFFPEFIELFFPDITNYWERDSIEFLPQEVFTDITVGTKKIVDLLVRASFRNQDSLFIIHTEHQSSSESDFNARMFTYFARLHEKYALPIYPIVLYSHDSPLTREPNIYTVEFPGWKVLEFNYRVIQLNQLNWRDFVNTPNPVASALISKMRMDKQERPTVKLLSLQLLVSLGLNPAQIELISQFVDVYLELNTQEEAIFQSQLATIEPAQEEEVMEIVTSWERRASQREAVTMVLRQLNRRVGALTPLLQERIQQLSTPQLEDLGEALLDFSAIADLENWLIAHEN; translated from the coding sequence ATGATTGACCATGACCAATTATTCAAAAAGCTCTTAGAAAACTTCTTTCCTGAGTTCATAGAGCTATTTTTCCCCGATATTACTAACTACTGGGAACGTGACAGCATCGAATTTCTACCCCAAGAGGTGTTTACAGATATCACTGTGGGGACGAAGAAAATCGTTGATTTACTTGTCCGCGCATCTTTTCGCAATCAAGATTCATTATTTATCATCCATACCGAACATCAATCATCTAGTGAATCTGATTTTAATGCGCGGATGTTCACTTATTTTGCACGTCTACACGAAAAATATGCCTTGCCAATTTACCCGATTGTCTTATATTCTCACGACTCACCCCTAACCCGCGAACCAAACATTTACACCGTTGAGTTTCCTGGTTGGAAAGTCCTAGAATTTAACTATAGGGTAATTCAATTAAACCAACTCAATTGGCGCGATTTTGTCAATACACCCAATCCAGTTGCAAGTGCTTTAATCTCAAAAATGCGGATGGACAAACAAGAACGTCCCACCGTGAAATTATTGTCATTACAGTTACTTGTGAGTTTGGGACTCAATCCCGCACAAATTGAGCTAATTTCCCAATTTGTCGATGTTTACCTGGAATTAAACACTCAGGAAGAAGCCATTTTCCAATCTCAACTTGCTACCATTGAACCAGCACAGGAGGAAGAAGTTATGGAGATTGTCACAAGTTGGGAACGTAGAGCAAGTCAGAGAGAAGCTGTAACGATGGTTTTGCGACAACTCAATCGTCGTGTCGGTGCGTTAACTCCCCTGTTACAGGAACGGATTCAACAGCTATCAACCCCTCAGTTAGAAGATTTGGGTGAAGCCTTGTTAGATTTTAGTGCGATCGCCGACTTAGAAAACTGGTTGATTGCTCATGAAAATTGA
- the ppsA gene encoding phosphoenolpyruvate synthase has translation MVTVAKNTLSVDTKERSLILWFDEVGIADIPLVGGKNASLGEMIQQLTPKGVNVPMGFATTAYAYRYFIESAGLEAKLRELFADLDVEDVKNLQERGKKARSLLMHTPFPPELRSAIANAYASLCESYNADTDVAVRSSATAEDLPDASFAGQQETYLNVVGAAGVLGACHRCFASLFTDRAISYRHTKGFDHFSVALAVGVQKMVRSDLASAGVMFSIETESGFKDAALITAAYGLGENVVQGTVNPDEYYVFKPTLKAGFSPIVDKKLGSKELKMVYDDGSKFTKNVLVPPGERSQFVLTDEEILQLARWACAIEDHYSQVHGHYTPMDIEWAKDGITNQLFIVQARPETVQSQKQGNLLRSYRLLLGTGEWGLGTGEKSFQSLIHNPELPVPLVTGRAIGEAISQGKVSLILDVHKIDQFQAGDVLVTDRTDPDWEPIMKRASAIITNSGGRTCHAAIIARELGVPAIVGCGNATEILKTGQEVTISCAEGEEGRVYPGLLPFEVKEVPLENLPRTRTQILMNVGNPQEAFSLSAIPNDGVGLARTEFIIANQIQIHPMALVHYDNLKDEFVKAKIGEITALYENKPQYFVDKLGQGIGRIAAAFYPKTVIVRMSDFKSNEYANLLGGQQFEPHEENPMLGWRGAARYYDQGYRDAFALECYAIKRVREEMGLTNVIPMIPFCRTPQEGRLVLEEMAKNGLQQGVNGLQVYVMCELPNNVIMAEEFAEVFDGFSIGSNDLTQLTLGLDRDSALVAKLFDERIPGVKRMVKMAIQAAKQHNRKIGICGQAPSDYPEFAQFLVEQGIDSISLNPDSVLKTMLEIAKVEDNQR, from the coding sequence ATGGTAACAGTAGCTAAAAATACTTTGTCTGTTGATACCAAAGAGCGATCGCTGATTCTTTGGTTTGATGAGGTGGGGATTGCGGATATTCCCTTAGTGGGTGGTAAAAATGCCTCACTCGGGGAGATGATTCAACAGTTGACACCCAAAGGCGTTAATGTTCCTATGGGGTTTGCTACTACTGCTTATGCGTATCGTTATTTCATCGAGTCTGCGGGGTTAGAAGCCAAGCTACGAGAACTATTTGCAGATTTGGATGTGGAGGATGTCAAAAATTTACAAGAACGGGGTAAAAAAGCGCGATCGCTATTAATGCACACACCATTTCCCCCAGAATTGCGGAGTGCGATCGCCAATGCCTATGCAAGTTTGTGTGAGTCGTACAATGCAGATACAGATGTCGCTGTTCGTTCTAGCGCTACGGCGGAAGACTTACCCGATGCGAGTTTTGCGGGACAACAGGAAACTTACCTCAACGTTGTAGGTGCGGCGGGGGTTTTAGGCGCTTGTCATCGGTGCTTTGCTTCCTTATTTACCGATCGCGCTATTTCCTATCGTCATACTAAGGGCTTTGACCATTTTAGTGTGGCGTTGGCTGTGGGTGTGCAGAAAATGGTGCGATCGGATTTAGCATCTGCTGGGGTGATGTTCTCTATTGAAACGGAATCTGGATTTAAGGATGCGGCGTTAATTACTGCTGCTTACGGCTTAGGTGAAAATGTTGTTCAGGGAACAGTCAATCCTGATGAATATTATGTGTTTAAACCGACTTTAAAAGCAGGTTTTAGCCCAATTGTTGATAAAAAATTGGGTAGTAAAGAATTAAAAATGGTCTATGATGACGGCTCAAAATTTACGAAAAATGTCCTAGTTCCTCCTGGCGAAAGGAGTCAATTTGTCCTCACCGATGAGGAGATTTTACAACTAGCGCGTTGGGCTTGTGCGATTGAAGACCATTATTCTCAAGTTCACGGCCATTACACCCCAATGGATATAGAGTGGGCAAAAGATGGCATTACTAATCAATTATTTATCGTGCAAGCACGTCCGGAAACTGTGCAATCGCAGAAGCAGGGTAACTTATTGCGGAGTTATCGTTTGTTGTTGGGGACGGGAGAATGGGGACTGGGGACTGGGGAAAAATCATTCCAATCCCTCATCCATAATCCCGAATTACCTGTACCTCTGGTAACCGGACGGGCGATTGGGGAAGCGATTAGCCAAGGAAAAGTCAGCCTAATTCTTGATGTGCATAAAATCGACCAGTTCCAAGCTGGGGATGTTTTAGTTACCGATAGAACTGATCCCGACTGGGAACCGATTATGAAACGTGCTAGTGCAATTATCACTAATTCTGGGGGTCGCACCTGTCATGCGGCGATTATTGCGCGAGAATTGGGTGTACCTGCAATTGTCGGTTGCGGGAATGCGACGGAAATCTTAAAAACTGGGCAAGAAGTGACAATTTCTTGTGCGGAAGGTGAAGAAGGAAGGGTTTACCCTGGATTATTACCCTTTGAAGTCAAAGAAGTTCCCCTAGAAAACTTACCCCGCACCCGCACCCAAATTTTAATGAATGTGGGTAATCCTCAAGAAGCATTTAGCTTATCTGCTATTCCTAATGATGGTGTAGGTTTAGCTAGAACAGAATTTATTATCGCCAATCAAATTCAAATTCATCCTATGGCCTTAGTCCATTATGACAATTTAAAAGATGAATTTGTCAAAGCTAAAATTGGCGAAATCACCGCACTTTATGAGAATAAACCCCAATATTTTGTCGATAAATTAGGACAAGGTATTGGCAGAATTGCTGCCGCATTTTATCCGAAAACCGTCATCGTGCGGATGTCAGATTTTAAAAGTAATGAATACGCCAATCTGTTAGGTGGTCAACAATTTGAACCCCATGAAGAAAACCCCATGTTAGGCTGGCGAGGGGCAGCACGTTACTATGATCAAGGTTATAGAGACGCGTTTGCTTTAGAATGTTACGCCATTAAACGCGTCAGGGAAGAGATGGGTTTAACCAATGTCATCCCGATGATTCCCTTCTGTCGTACTCCCCAAGAAGGACGTTTAGTATTAGAGGAAATGGCAAAAAATGGCTTACAGCAAGGTGTCAACGGCTTGCAAGTTTATGTGATGTGCGAGTTACCGAATAACGTGATTATGGCGGAAGAATTCGCAGAGGTTTTTGATGGCTTTTCGATTGGTTCCAATGATTTAACTCAGTTAACACTAGGATTAGATAGAGATTCCGCCTTAGTCGCCAAATTATTTGATGAGCGTATTCCTGGTGTCAAACGCATGGTTAAAATGGCCATCCAAGCTGCAAAACAGCATAATCGCAAAATAGGCATTTGTGGACAAGCACCCAGTGATTACCCAGAATTTGCTCAGTTTTTAGTAGAACAAGGCATAGATTCCATCAGTTTGAATCCAGATTCAGTATTAAAAACAATGTTAGAAATTGCCAAAGTTGAGGATAATCAGCGTTAA